In Topomyia yanbarensis strain Yona2022 chromosome 2, ASM3024719v1, whole genome shotgun sequence, one DNA window encodes the following:
- the LOC131683995 gene encoding peptidoglycan-recognition protein LB isoform X1, with product MSVFKSLDAVALESWLSSVLRNLITFVFACFSSATMDNGLAVEDKPNNALDAQVPYVTRDAWDAHPPKLVEKFTGPIPYVIIHHSYQPAACYDEKECQKAMQIMQRMHQQDRGWNDIGYSFAVGGDGRIYQGRGFNVIGAHAPRYNDKSVGICLIGDWRFDLPSKKMINAVHSLIEYGVYNNIIASNYTLIGHRQTRPTDCPGDRLYKEIQDWPHYSPLQDVVDPNSIPT from the exons ATGTCGGTATTCAAGAGCCTAGATGCAGTAGCATTGGAAAGTTGGCTGAGTAGTGTTTTGCGGAATCTGATAACGTTTGTTTTCGCGTGTTTCTCATCGGCTACGATGGACAACGGATTAGCAGTGGAGGACAAGCCAAACAATGCCCTTGATGCACAAG TACCGTACGTAACCCGCGACGCATGGGACGCCCATCCTCCAaaattggtggagaaatttacCGGCCCAATCCCGTACGTAATCATACATCACTCTTACCAACCGGCCGCCTGCTACGATGAAAAGGAATGCCAGAAGGCGATGCAGATTATGCAGCGTATGCACCAGCAGGATCGAGGTTGGAATGACATCGGGTACAGCTTCGCAGTGGGCGGTGATGGACGGATCTATCAGGGGCGAGGATTCAACGTAATCGGAGCACACGCGCCTCGATATAATGACAAAAGCGTTGGAATTTGTTTGATCGGCGATTGGCGAT TTGATTTGCCGTCCAAGAAAATGATTAATGCCGTGCATAGTTTGATAGAGTACGGTGTTTACAATAACATCATTGCTTCTAACTACACACTCATCGGACATCGGCAAACGCGACCGACGGATTGTCCAGGCGATAGGCTGTATAAGGAGATACAGGACTGGCCGCATTACTCGCCGTTGCAGGATGTGGTTGACCCCAACAGTATTCCAACGTAG